The window TTTCCCGTCCGGCGACCAGACCGGATGGACCGCGTTGGCGGGCAAGGCCCGGATGGGCAGCACCGTGACATCGTTCATCGCGCAGCCCGCGACGAAAAGCTGAAAGGCCAGCAACGGCAGGACGGTCGAAAATATTTTTCTCATTTTAACCTTTAAACTTTCCGGCCCTTCAACCCCAAGATCCTTCATCGCATCCTCCTCGCCGCCCCCTCGGTTCCCTTCTACGGTTGCCACCGGGGCGCGCCGACCCCGTCGCGGTTGAAGGTCAAGCGCTTCGGATGGCCGCCGTCGGGATCCATCACGTAAACCTCCTCCGCGCCGTCCCGGTTGGAGATGAAGGCGATCTGCTTGCCGTCCGGCGACCAGACCGGCTGGGCATCCACGGCCGGATTTCGCGAAAGGTTCTTCACACCGGAACCGTCCCGGTTCATCACGTAAATTTCGTTGTTGCCGTCCCGCGTGGTTGTGAAGACGATCTGCCGCCCGTCCGGCGACCAGACCTGCATCCCCATCTGTTCGTCGGATTTGGTCCGCGTGAGGTTCCTCGGCTTCGTACCGTCCGCATTCATCACGTAGATCTCCCAGTTTCCGTCCCGGTTCATATCGCGGTCCGTTCCCCAGGCGATCGAGGCCCCGTCCGGAGACCAGGAATGGAACCCCCGCCCGTCCTCGGAGGGATTCTGGGTCAGATTGATCGGATGCCCTCCGTCGGCGTCCATGAGATAGATTTCGTAGTTCTCGTCCCGTCTCGACACGAAGGCGATCTTGGTGCCGTCCGGCGACCAGTCGGGGCTGTAGTCCCGCGCCTCGCTCCGCGTCAGCCGTCGGACCCGGCCCCCGTCCGCCGTCATGGAATAGATTTCCTGATTGCCGTCCCGATCCGAGACGAAGGCCACCTGGCCTCCGTCGGGAGACCAGGCCGGGTTGTAATCCTGACCGGCGTTGCGCGTCAGGTCGGCCTGATGCGAACCGTCGGCATCCATTTTGTAGATCTCCTTGTTTCCGTCCCGCTCCGAAACAAAAACGATCTCTTTCCCGTCCGGGGACCACGCGGGGGCGCGGTTGTCGGCCCGCCCGTGCGTCAGCCGTGTTGCGCCCGTGCCGTCCGCGTTCATGGTGTAGATTTCCCAATGGCCGTTCTCATTCGACTCGTAAACGATTTTTTTCTGCCCGGCCATCGCCTCGGGGACAACGGGTAGAAAGGTTAAGAAGGCTGAAAGGATTAAGAACGATCCGACCCTTGAACCCTCTTTGCACTTTTTCAAATTTAAACCTTGGAGCCTTCGAATCCTGAAATTTTTCGACCTTTGCACCGTTGAACCCTTTTGCATGTTAACCTCTCTTCATCCTCACGGTTGCCAGCGGGGGTAATCCTCCCTCGTCTTCGTAAACGTCAATTGCACTTGATCCCGCCCGTCGGCGTCCATGACGTAGATTTCGTCATGGCCGGTCCGGTTCGAGACAAAGGCCATTTTTTCGCCGTCCGGGGACCAAAGGGGGACGTCATCCATCCCCGGGTTTCTCGACAGGTTCAACGAACCGGTCCCGTCCGCATTGACGATGTAAACCTCTTCGTTGCCGTCCCGCGTCGAGATGAACGCGATCCGCCGGCTGTCCGGCGACCAGACGAACATGCCGACTCCTTCCTCCGCCGGACTGCGGGTCACGTTAACCGGTTTGGACCCGTCGGCATTCATGACATAGATTTCCCAATTCCCGTCCCGGTTCGTGACCCAGGCGATTTTGGAGCCGTCCGGCGACCACGAATGGCTCCCGCGGCCGTCCTCGGCCGGGTTCTTCGTCAAGTCCACTTGATCCGACCCGTCGGAGTTCATCAGGTAGATTTCATTGTTATGGTCGCGATTCGACACAAACGCGACTTTTCGGCTGTCGGAGGACCAGTTGGGATTCCAGTTGTCGCCGGCCGCGGTCAGACGGGTCTGGCGCCCTCCCTCCGGATCCATCCGGTAGATCTCGCGGCTCCCGTCTCGCTTGGAGACGTAGGTGATCCATTGACCGTTCGGCGACCAGGAGGGACTGAAGTCATCCTCCGCGCTTCGGGTGAGATTGCGCTGTCCCGATCCGTCGGCATTCATCACGTATACTTCCTTGTTTCCGTCCCGGTCCGAAACGAATAGAATTTTTCGGCCGTCGGGGGACCAGAAGGGGGCCCGATTCTCGGCCGTGGTGTGGGTCAGACGGATTTGATGCGTCCCGTCGGCCTCCATCAGATAGATCTCCCAGTTCCCGGAGCGCCGGGATTCGAAGGCAATCTTGTGGTCGCGGTCGGACCGGGTCGGACCGACGGGCGGGGCCTGGGCCGTCGGCCCGGCCAGGGCCACGGTCCTTATTACTTTATAGTCGGAGGAATCCACGATCGAAACGTCCGAGGACCCTTGATTGACGACATAGACCGTCCGGCCGTCGGGTGAAACGGTGATGTCCCACGGGTCTTTCCCCACCGTGACTTTCCTGACCACCCTTTCGCTCGCCGTATCGAGGACCGAGATCTCACGCGCGTCGCGGTGCGCGATGTAAAGGGAGCGGCCGTCCGGCGAGAGGGCCAATCCGCCGGGGTAGCTCCCGACCTTCACCCTATTCCGGATTTGGTTCGTTCCCGTATCCACGATCGCGATTTCCCCGCTGTTCTCGATCGCCGCATAAGCCGCCCGGCCGTCCGGCGCCATCACGATGTCCCTCGGCCCGCTGAAGATCTCCTCGCCGTCCGGAAGGACGACGGTTCGGGCCGCAGCCGAGCCCGGATCCTCCACGTTCAAGCGGGCCTTGACCTCTCCGGTCGCGGTGTCCACCGCGCGGATCGAATAGAGGTCGGTTACGTAAAGGGATTTTCCGTCCGGGGTAATCGCAACGCCCTGGGGCCCGATCCCCATCGGGATCCGTTTTTTGACGGTCCGGCTGGCCATGTCCACGACGGAGAGGCTGTCGCCGGACTCGTTGGCCACAAAGATCGTTTTGCCGTCGGGCGAGACGGCCATCCCGCCCGGGTCCATATAATGCCCCTGCTCATCCTTCAACGAAATTTTGGCCCGGATGACGTTCGATTGGGTATCCACCACCGCGATCGCATCCGCCTCGCCCAGCGCGACGTAAAAATTACGGCCGTTCGATGTGATGAATCCGCCGCAGGGGGGAGAGTCCACCGGCACCCTGCGGACCTGCGTCGGATCGTTCCGGTCGATGACATAGAATTGCCGGAGTCCTTTTAACGTCACGTAGAGTTGGGTCGGCCCGTAGATGACCCGACTTGCCGTGTGCTTCGCCCAAACCGAGGCGGGATGCCAGAGAAAGGACAAGGCCAGGAACACGAAGATCGCCCGGGGCGTGTTGCGAGGGCGAGCCGGAAGGTTCGCAGCCCCGCTTTTTGCGCCCGCGCCGATCCTTCCGCGTCGTCTCACGATCATCGGGCCCACGATACCCATTTCTCCTCCGCATGGCTGTGCGTCAACCGGGTCGGGTGAGATCCGTCCCGGTCCAGAATCTCAACTTCCGAAAACCGATCGCGGCCCGAGGTATACACGATCCGTCCTCCGTCCGGCGACCAGGCCGGCCAGAAATGCTCCTCAGCATCGTTCGTCAACCGGGTGAGTTCCGAGCCGTCCGACCGCATACGGTAAATCTGCTCCCCGCCGCCCCGGTCGGATACAAACAGAAGAAAGCGTCCATCGGGCGACCAGACCGCTCCGTCATCCGCGGCCGGGTTGTCGGTCAGGTTGCGCAGCCGGGTTCCGTCCGAGGCCATCACATAGACCTCGAGGTTCGAATCCCTTTCGGACACGAACGCAATCTGCGTCCCATCCGGCGACCAGAGATGGGTGTCCAGGCCGTCGTTCGCCGGGCTGTAGGTCAACCGGGTCGGATGGGACCCGTCGGACTCCATGACATAGACCTCGGGGTTTCCGTCCCGGGTCGAGACAAACAGGATCTTCGTTCCATCCGGAGACCAGACCGGGATGGCATCCATCGCCGTTCCGTGGGTCAAGCGCCGCTCCCGCGTCGATACGGGCGGGATCTCCGTCCCGACGTCCACCGCGTAGATTTCTTCGTTCCCGTCTCTTACCGACGTAAACGCGATCCGCGTCCCGTCCGGCGACCAGTCCGGATCCTCCTCGTCGGCGGGCGTGGCGGTCAGCCGGGTCTGACCCGTGCCGTCGGCCTTCATGACATAAACTTCCTTATTCCCGTCACGGGTCGAAACGAACGCGATCCGCGTCCCGTCCGGCGACCAGACCGGCCAGATATCGTCCCCGCGGCTTCGCGTCAGCCGGCTTTCCTCCCCGGTCGCCAGATCCATTCGGTAAACCTCCCAGTTCCCGTCCCGGTTGGAGCTATAAACAAGCCGTCCGCCCTGAACCCCGCGCTTCGCATCGGACGGCATGACCGCGCAGCCCGCCAGGATCACCGCGGAAATAACGATCGGCCATGCCGCACGGCTCACCGCTTCAGCTCACAACGATCCGGCTTCCTCTTAATCCTTGGCGCATCGGACACCGTAGGTATAATCCGAATGCCAACCGTCTTTTTCCCGGGGCCCGACCGTCGGAAGAATCGCCAAACGCGCCGCGGTCCTCGAAAATGCGGCCTCGGTCAAATAGGAGCCTCCCCGGATGATCTTAAAACTTCCGGGATCCTTGACCATCCTCGACGGATTGCCGGGATAAGAGCGATAGGCCGTGGACGTCCATTCCCTCACGTTGCCGGCCATGTCATACACCCCGTAGGGGCTGACATCCTCCGGGTGGCCGCCGACCGGGGCCTTCCATCCCGGCACCCGGTAATGCCCCTGACCCGCGGGCGCCTTCCAGGCCGCGCTGCTCTCCAGGGTGTTGGCCCATCCGGGCTCGAAGCGATCGCCCCAGGGCCAGAGGCGGCCGTCGGTCCCCCGCGCGGCCTTTTCCCACTCGGTCTCGGTCGGGAGGCGCCGCCCCGCCCACCGGCAGTAGCCCGCCGCATCAAACCAGTCCACGTCCGATACGGGGTATTGGTCATACCCCTCCGGGAAATGATCCGCCCGGCCCGCCTCCTTCCAATAGCCCGGATATTTCTTCGAGCCCGTCGCGTTTAAAAATTGGAGGTACTGGGCCTCCGTGACCTCATAACGGTCGATGTAAAACCCCCGGACGTAGACCTTCTGCTGCGGAAGTTCATCCACCCCGATCTCGAACCCGATTCTTCCATCCCGCTCCGTGCTGCCCATGAGAAACCACCCGGCCGGCACGTAGACCATGGGGGTCTCCGGATTCGGGCGAGGAACCGCGGGCGGCAGGGATGCACAGCCGAACGGAAGCGCCAGGATGAACAAGGAGAATAGACCGGCGGCGAATCCGCTTCGACGGCTTCCATGAAATCCCGGTCGGTCTTCAGATCGCCTTGCCATCACTTCGGTGGTTCACCCGTACGTTCGTCCGCGTCCTTTGCGCAGCGGAAGCCGAAATCCGGCTGGGCCAATTCGGCCAGGCGGAAATGCCGATGGGCCGGTCGCGCGAAAGGATTGGCCGGCATGCCCCACGATCCCCCCCTCAGGACGCGAAATTTTTTGTCCGGGGCCATGGTCTTCGGAGCTCCCCGGTAGGATTGGAGAATGGAGGAGGTCCATTCCATCGCGTTTCCGGCCATGTCGTACACGCCGTACGGGCTGGCCCCCCCGGGAAAGCTCCCGGCGGGCGTCGTCCAGTTGCGCTTCGAGTCTTCCGTATTGAGCCGTTGGAGGTCCAGGCGGTTTCCCCAGGGCCAGATCCGCCCGTCCGTTCCCCGCGCGGCCTTCTCCCATTCCTCCTCGCTCGGAAGCCGTTTGCCCGCCCAGCGACAATACGCCTCGGCGTCATAAAAATTCACGTCGATCACGGGATGATGGTCCTCCGGAGCGGGATATCCGAATTCTTTATAGTCCTTCCAGATCGAGGGCGTCTCGCGTCCGGTGGCGGCCACGAATTTCCGGTATGGACCGATCGTCACTTCATACCGGTCGATCCAGAACGCCGGCACGGAGACGGTGTGCTTCGGAATGGAATCCACGCCCACCTCGAACCCGATCTTCCCGTCGTTGGCGTCGCTGCCCATCATGAACTCGCCCGCGGGGATCCGCACCATGTCCGCCGGCCCAGCGACGTTTGCGGCCGAAAGGTTGAACGGTTGAAAGGTCAGCAAGGTTAATAAGGGAAATACCTTCCCCACCTTCAAACCTTTCAACTTTTCCACCTTGAAACTCATTTCAAATCTTTGGCGCACCGGAAACCGATCGACCGATGCCGCATTCCGGGTTCGCGGGCCATGGTGCGGCTGGCCGACCGGGCATAGGGTTCGCCCGGCAAGGTGTAGGCGCCGCCCTTGACTACCTTGTTTTTCCCGAAGGCGCTTCGAACGAGCCTGCTCCCCGGATAGGCCTGATACCAATCCGCGGTCCATTCGGCCACATTTCCGGCCATGTCGTAGACCCCGTAGGGGCTCACGCCCTTCGGAAAACTCCCGACGGGCAAGGTCCCCCCGGATTTATACTCCTGGACATTGGCCTTGCGGGGATCGAAGATGTTTCCCCAGGGCCAGATCCGCCCGTCCGTTCCCCGCGCGGCCTTTTCCCATTCCTCCTCGGTCGGAAGCCTTTTGCCCGCCCACCGGCAATACGCCTCGGCGTCGTCCCATGATACATAAATAATCGGGTGGTTTTCAAACTCTTTCGGAACCCCGCCCTCCCGGGCCCACGGATAAATTTCAGGGAACCGGGGGTCGCCGGGGGGCTTTCTTCCCGTTGCCTCAATGAACCGGCCGTACTGCTTCGCCGTCACCTCGTACCGGTCGATATAATACGCCCTCAGATCGACGGTGTGCTGCGGCAACTCGTCCACCCCCACGGTAAAACCGACCCGCCCGTCTTTCGGCGAGCTGCCCATTAAAAACTTCCCGGCCGGGATCAGGACCATGTTCTCCGGTATCCCCGCCCAGGTCGTTAAAGGGTTGAAAGGCGTCAGGGCCAGAACGCTTAGAACGGTGGCCAACCCTTTTAACCTTTTTCGACTTTTCACCTTCGCACCGGCAAGCTCACCCGCTCGTCCCCGGATTCCGGCCTCCGGCGCACCACCGTGCGTTCGGTGTGCCCGTGCTGGTGGCCTGGTAGGCGCAGGAGTCCATCACCTCGTTGTGGCAGCGCAAGTAACACCGGAACGCGGAGCCGTCGTAGAACCACATCGGCTTATGGTTCGTGGTCCCTTCGACCAGGGGGCCGAAATTGATCAGGTGCGTCCCCCGGACGCCGTCCGGCATGCCGTCCACGCCGTCGTCCGCCAGCCCCCCGCCGTG is drawn from Nitrospiria bacterium and contains these coding sequences:
- a CDS encoding DPP IV N-terminal domain-containing protein, producing the protein MSRAAWPIVISAVILAGCAVMPSDAKRGVQGGRLVYSSNRDGNWEVYRMDLATGEESRLTRSRGDDIWPVWSPDGTRIAFVSTRDGNKEVYVMKADGTGQTRLTATPADEEDPDWSPDGTRIAFTSVRDGNEEIYAVDVGTEIPPVSTRERRLTHGTAMDAIPVWSPDGTKILFVSTRDGNPEVYVMESDGSHPTRLTYSPANDGLDTHLWSPDGTQIAFVSERDSNLEVYVMASDGTRLRNLTDNPAADDGAVWSPDGRFLLFVSDRGGGEQIYRMRSDGSELTRLTNDAEEHFWPAWSPDGGRIVYTSGRDRFSEVEILDRDGSHPTRLTHSHAEEKWVSWAR
- a CDS encoding beta-propeller fold lactonase family protein encodes the protein MGIVGPMIVRRRGRIGAGAKSGAANLPARPRNTPRAIFVFLALSFLWHPASVWAKHTASRVIYGPTQLYVTLKGLRQFYVIDRNDPTQVRRVPVDSPPCGGFITSNGRNFYVALGEADAIAVVDTQSNVIRAKISLKDEQGHYMDPGGMAVSPDGKTIFVANESGDSLSVVDMASRTVKKRIPMGIGPQGVAITPDGKSLYVTDLYSIRAVDTATGEVKARLNVEDPGSAAARTVVLPDGEEIFSGPRDIVMAPDGRAAYAAIENSGEIAIVDTGTNQIRNRVKVGSYPGGLALSPDGRSLYIAHRDAREISVLDTASERVVRKVTVGKDPWDITVSPDGRTVYVVNQGSSDVSIVDSSDYKVIRTVALAGPTAQAPPVGPTRSDRDHKIAFESRRSGNWEIYLMEADGTHQIRLTHTTAENRAPFWSPDGRKILFVSDRDGNKEVYVMNADGSGQRNLTRSAEDDFSPSWSPNGQWITYVSKRDGSREIYRMDPEGGRQTRLTAAGDNWNPNWSSDSRKVAFVSNRDHNNEIYLMNSDGSDQVDLTKNPAEDGRGSHSWSPDGSKIAWVTNRDGNWEIYVMNADGSKPVNVTRSPAEEGVGMFVWSPDSRRIAFISTRDGNEEVYIVNADGTGSLNLSRNPGMDDVPLWSPDGEKMAFVSNRTGHDEIYVMDADGRDQVQLTFTKTREDYPRWQP
- a CDS encoding SUMF1/EgtB/PvdO family nonheme iron enzyme; amino-acid sequence: MARRSEDRPGFHGSRRSGFAAGLFSLFILALPFGCASLPPAVPRPNPETPMVYVPAGWFLMGSTERDGRIGFEIGVDELPQQKVYVRGFYIDRYEVTEAQYLQFLNATGSKKYPGYWKEAGRADHFPEGYDQYPVSDVDWFDAAGYCRWAGRRLPTETEWEKAARGTDGRLWPWGDRFEPGWANTLESSAAWKAPAGQGHYRVPGWKAPVGGHPEDVSPYGVYDMAGNVREWTSTAYRSYPGNPSRMVKDPGSFKIIRGGSYLTEAAFSRTAARLAILPTVGPREKDGWHSDYTYGVRCAKD
- a CDS encoding SUMF1/EgtB/PvdO family nonheme iron enzyme — protein: MEKLKGLKVGKVFPLLTLLTFQPFNLSAANVAGPADMVRIPAGEFMMGSDANDGKIGFEVGVDSIPKHTVSVPAFWIDRYEVTIGPYRKFVAATGRETPSIWKDYKEFGYPAPEDHHPVIDVNFYDAEAYCRWAGKRLPSEEEWEKAARGTDGRIWPWGNRLDLQRLNTEDSKRNWTTPAGSFPGGASPYGVYDMAGNAMEWTSSILQSYRGAPKTMAPDKKFRVLRGGSWGMPANPFARPAHRHFRLAELAQPDFGFRCAKDADERTGEPPK
- a CDS encoding LpqB family beta-propeller domain-containing protein produces the protein MKKCKEGSRVGSFLILSAFLTFLPVVPEAMAGQKKIVYESNENGHWEIYTMNADGTGATRLTHGRADNRAPAWSPDGKEIVFVSERDGNKEIYKMDADGSHQADLTRNAGQDYNPAWSPDGGQVAFVSDRDGNQEIYSMTADGGRVRRLTRSEARDYSPDWSPDGTKIAFVSRRDENYEIYLMDADGGHPINLTQNPSEDGRGFHSWSPDGASIAWGTDRDMNRDGNWEIYVMNADGTKPRNLTRTKSDEQMGMQVWSPDGRQIVFTTTRDGNNEIYVMNRDGSGVKNLSRNPAVDAQPVWSPDGKQIAFISNRDGAEEVYVMDPDGGHPKRLTFNRDGVGAPRWQP
- a CDS encoding formylglycine-generating enzyme family protein; protein product: MKSRKRLKGLATVLSVLALTPFNPLTTWAGIPENMVLIPAGKFLMGSSPKDGRVGFTVGVDELPQHTVDLRAYYIDRYEVTAKQYGRFIEATGRKPPGDPRFPEIYPWAREGGVPKEFENHPIIYVSWDDAEAYCRWAGKRLPTEEEWEKAARGTDGRIWPWGNIFDPRKANVQEYKSGGTLPVGSFPKGVSPYGVYDMAGNVAEWTADWYQAYPGSRLVRSAFGKNKVVKGGAYTLPGEPYARSASRTMAREPGMRHRSIGFRCAKDLK